In the Helianthus annuus cultivar XRQ/B chromosome 11, HanXRQr2.0-SUNRISE, whole genome shotgun sequence genome, one interval contains:
- the LOC110923605 gene encoding glycine-rich cell wall structural protein-like: MKFKSFVLLCYLFVLVVLVSSNAEVETSKDETNVDKAQEEYHVNDGYGGGGWGDYNGGGYGGPGGGWGGYRDGWGGRGGGYGGGWGGRGGGYGGGWGGRRGGRWGCSFGCCGGWYRYRGCRQCCRSLTEAITFNEQEATP, from the exons ATGAAGTTCAAATCGTTTGTACTTCTATGTTATCTGTTTGTACTTGTTGTTCTGGTCTCATCAAATGCAGAGGTTGAAACATCAAAGGATGAAACAAATG TGGATAAAGCTCAAGAAGAATATCATGTGAACGACggatatggtggtggtggttggggtGACTACAATGGTGGTGGATATGGAGGACCTGGTGGTGGTTGGGGTGGATACCGTGATGGATGGGGTGGACGTGGTGGTGGATATGGTGGTGGCTGGGGGGGTCGTGGAGGAGGATATGGTGGTGGCTGGGGTGGCCGTCGTGGTGGTCGTTGGGGTTGTAGTTTTGGGTGTTGTGGTGGTTGGTACCGTTACAGAGGATGTAGGCAATGTTGTCGCTCGCTCACTGAAGCAATCACCTTTAACGAACAGGAAGCAACCCCTTAG